ATTAAGAAGATATCACAAAAACTGTTTTCCACTATTATTACCATAAGCTTTTTAAACCATCATTGTCATGAAGTTCACATACTAAAAAGGCCGCTATGATGTAAAATTTTCACTCTCAAGAATTATAAGCAGGTAGATAAAATTTTGATATGAACTTAGAATTTGTGTTTTAAAAGCTGTAGGTAAAAAATTGTCAAAATTTGACACTCATGGTTTACTTTTTATTCAACTAAGAGATTTTACTAAATTTAATTCATTGCaaaattttttttaccaaaccTGTATCATTTTGTTTCTATAAAATTAGGTTGTCATATAGGTGAATACGATTATGATAGCAAGTAAGTAAAGTGGTGTAAATGAAAAATCCCTACAAAAATTGaacacaaattaaaattttcccaAAACCAAAATATCTTTCCTAACGGTTAGATAAATCAATCACTATACACCATCATTATCTTATCATGtatcaatataatttttttgaaacaatgTAGAAATATAATTGCaagtttattaatttattaaataaaaatataaaaatgtcaCGAGCATGAAAATTTACCATGAATAATATTATTCCGTcaaaaaaaacatgaataataataacaataagtGTTTTACTAATTGAAATTATATGTTTTAGTAAATATGTAATTGTATTATTCCATAGGCGTAAAAAATTaaccgtgcatcgcacggacaaaGAGGTTCTATCCTAGTGTTCTAGAATTTCAAGGAGAGCAATCTTATAAGGTATTATGGTCATCATCACTCATTCATCAAGAAAGATACCCAAAACTCACTTTTTGTGTTGTTGGAAGTGGAGGAATATCACTACCAAGAGGAGCCCAGATTTTGACATAATTTTCTAAACCACAGGTAGCTAGAATAGGCATGTGGGGATGGGACGCAAGTTGATTTACATCATCTGCCATTAATCTCACTAACTTAGCGTTTTTCTTCTTCCAGATGAATATATGGCCACAATCAGAGCCACTCATCACATATTCATCATTTGGGCCAAAAAAGTTCACTCCTTTAATTGCCCCTGTGTTTTTATGGCCCTCATAAACCTGTGCGGCACCTACATGGTTCAGATCATCTGTCCCTTTGTTTCTATAGCGCGGGTAAACCCATGCTGCATCTACATTGTCCAGATCATCATGACATTTAGCAGATGAAGGTGAAGAACCCAATTTTGCATTCCTCTCAAATAGATAGATGAGGTCGTCACTATAAGAGATAAGTAATTCACTTGAGCTAGAGTAAGCCATTCCTGTGATATGGACACGATATGACCCAATTAGGTGATGAGGACAAAAATATGTCTCAAGCGGTCGATCTGATTTTAATGCTAAATCCCTCCACTGGCATCTCCGTATGTCGTAAAGGCGTGCATATTCAGCAGATCCACCAACAGCAATGTAATGTGGATTTCTAGGGTCAATCGCAATGGAATTCAACTCTATAATACTTGGACCATACATTTTCTTGCTTATCCGTGAATAACAACGGAACAGTTTTGTAGCAGAACTAGTTCGTAAATCAAActgcaaaagaaacaaaactagTAATTGTTAGGGGATAGCATAAAGGAATGCTTCAACATGCAATGTACTGTAATACTTGACTAACATGTTGAACAAACCCATCTTCACCACAACTATACAATGTGTGGGGACTTCCTGGCTCCACAACAAGCTTGAATACAGAACCCTCGTGCTTCCCCAACATTGTAGTGATAACTCCACCATCCTCATGGAGAAGACCAAGCCTTACCTGCAAAGGAAAGATTAGTTTCGAGTGGGGGTGATTCCAGCAGACTATTTAAAATAGCAAACACTATGAATTGACCAGATAAGATTTGACAGCATTTTGTAAACTTGTAGCAATAAGATTTCACCAGATAAATTTTAATGACAACAAAAGAAaccaatttttcattttcctttctgGTTCTAACTATTGAAAATATATTAAGTCAAAGAGCAATGAATGAATATTTGATGCACACTTGCACAGATTTTTTACCTCACCATCACCAGCAGAAGTTACAATTTTGGAGTCATCAGTGAATGGCATGAATTTTGTCTGGTAAATGGTTTCTGAGTGGCCAGAAGGATAAGCAAACAATTTGGTTTTGGATGCCCAATTCCAACACATGACTTGTCTGTCATCAGAACCCGAGACAAGAAGGTCACCGGTGGAGTTGAATTTCGTTGTATTTACACATCCTTCATGACCTTCTAACTTCCCATATAAACTCAGGTTCTTAACAGTGGCCTGCAACAAATCAATAATAATCACACGTAAAACAGTTGTTCCAATAAATTTGAAGTTAATAATCAAGAACAAAAGCAATCAGCTGCAAACAAACATAATAGTTGTTCCAAATAACATTGAAGCTACAACAACAAAGTACCATTATTTTAGAGATATTTAAGAGCATGAAACCCCTACACGTATGGGTACTTCTTAAGTACATATTAGCCAAaccaaaattaaatatttctcATAATCCC
This portion of the Lotus japonicus ecotype B-129 chromosome 3, LjGifu_v1.2 genome encodes:
- the LOC130743841 gene encoding uncharacterized protein LOC130743841, translated to MENSRNFNNAITRIRSRPLPCFTDIFSREVGSSHPTSFARRFTASEATVKNLSLYGKLEGHEGCVNTTKFNSTGDLLVSGSDDRQVMCWNWASKTKLFAYPSGHSETIYQTKFMPFTDDSKIVTSAGDGEVRLGLLHEDGGVITTMLGKHEGSVFKLVVEPGSPHTLYSCGEDGFVQHFDLRTSSATKLFRCYSRISKKMYGPSIIELNSIAIDPRNPHYIAVGGSAEYARLYDIRRCQWRDLALKSDRPLETYFCPHHLIGSYRVHITGMAYSSSSELLISYSDDLIYLFERNAKLGSSPSSAKCHDDLDNVDAAWVYEGHKNTGAIKGVNFFGPNDEYVMSGSDCGHIFIWKKKNAKLVRLMADDVNQLASHPHMPILATCGLENYVKIWAPLGSDIPPLPTTQKVSFGYLS